A stretch of DNA from Pseudonocardia hierapolitana:
GCGAGCCCGGTGCGCTGGCTGATCTGGTTGTTGCGGTTGTGCCCTTGAGCGATCGATCGCAGGACGGCGATGTGGTTCGCCGGGGCCGGTATCGACTGCCGCAGCATCAGCTCGGCCTCGTCGTGCAGCAGGCCGGTCCGCTGGAACACCTCTTCGAGGAGGTTCGTGGCGAGCGTGCGGGTGTCCAGAAAACGGTCGAGGTAGTACGGCACGCCACCGCACACCGCGTACGCGCGGATCCGATCCTCGGCCGAATACCCCGGCTGGAACAGTCCTGCGTCGCGCGCGGTGAACGGCTCGAGGCGAAGTTGTCCGGTGCGCCTGCCGTAGAGCTGCCCGGCGAGCACCTCGTCCTCGAAGAAGGAGAGCTCGCTGCCGGCGAGGACGAGGACGATCGGGAGCCGCCTCCCGGTGGTCCGCCACCACTGGCTCAGCACCGTCTCCAGTTCGGGGGAACGCCTGGCGAGCAGCTGGAACTCGTCGAGCACCACGAGGGTGCGCTGCTCTCCGGTGAACCGGCCGATCGCGGCGAGCGCGGCGGACCAGCTCAGGAGGGGCTGGGCGGCGAGCAGCTCGTCGCCCGACACGCGCGCGAGCTCCGCGCCGAGGTCTCGCAGCTGATCCGCCGGCACCGAGTCGGTGGCCTCGATGTACAGCGATCTGACACCACTCGTGAGGTGGGTGAGGAGCTCGGTCTTCCCGATCCGTCGTCGCCCGTAGACGACCAGCAGCTCGGCGTCGCCGCCGTTCACGCGCGCACGGAGCTGCGCCAGCTCGTCCACGCGGTTCAGGAACCTCACGCCCTGATCCTACGAAGGAATTTCCTGCGCAGGAAATTCCGCTGCAGGATCAGATCTTGCAGCGCCACCCTGTCGACCAAGGGGGTGAGTGCCTGGTTGCGCTGCGCGAGCGCCGCCCGTCGACCTGA
This window harbors:
- a CDS encoding ATP-binding protein, with product MRFLNRVDELAQLRARVNGGDAELLVVYGRRRIGKTELLTHLTSGVRSLYIEATDSVPADQLRDLGAELARVSGDELLAAQPLLSWSAALAAIGRFTGEQRTLVVLDEFQLLARRSPELETVLSQWWRTTGRRLPIVLVLAGSELSFFEDEVLAGQLYGRRTGQLRLEPFTARDAGLFQPGYSAEDRIRAYAVCGGVPYYLDRFLDTRTLATNLLEEVFQRTGLLHDEAELMLRQSIPAPANHIAVLRSIAQGHNRNNQISQRTGLAAAHVTKLLDVLERLGLVERLRPITASPKARRTAYAIADPFLRFHYRFVEPARSQLRTTSLASAYVQDTVLPQLDAFTARTWEEVCQQHVLATVPGVTAVGRWWGPVPTGDGRRTEEREIDVVGVDGERSVVVLGTCKWTARPAGLGELNLLDHLAPFAGARAARRFVFSRSGFDVELTARAAQDPTVTLVSPADIYA